The Brassica oleracea var. oleracea cultivar TO1000 chromosome C6, BOL, whole genome shotgun sequence genomic interval GAAAAAGATTCAGTTATAGCAAGGTATGTTGTCGATTTTGGTTTTTGTTTTTCCCTATGAGATCAACTTAGATTGAAAGTTTGAGTTGTTTGATCCTAAGGTGCCTCTTTTATAAGGAAGTTTCTAAAAAAAATTATATTTCTTCAGGACAAGCAGGTGGAATTGACTTCGAGCATACCTTCTGTTTCCCCTTCTAGCATGGCTTCGTACCCTTTCTTAATGCCCTCTACAACCTCCTCAGGTAAACATATTATATGTGAAGGGTTAGCATCTCTCTTTATCTGAGAAACTTTTCTCTGATCCTCTTACCATTTAAAGATGTTTCCTCTTAACTTATCTTTCACATGTTGTTTAGTTGCAGTAATCTTTTTTGTCTTCATTTTTTTCACTGATTTTTTTTTGGTTCCTCTGTCTCAGATTTAAGTGGCAATGCATTCAGTCTCTTAGACCAAAATGTAAGAGCATTTAGTCAAATCAGAGCTAATCTCTCCTCCTACAAGGTAAGTTTCTAGTTTACCTGGTTTAAAAGAATGCAAAATGGCATTCTTGCTAAAAATTGGTCTTTCCTGGTGACTATGAACAGGCACATGATAACGTAGATCTCTTCTATCAGGCAAGGAACAACCTTATCAGGATCCAAAATGAGTAAGTTATTACTCTCTTCAAGATTTTCTGTAAATTTGGGTGGAGCTTGATCAACTGATGTCTTTAATTTGGCAGCATGAATAATATGCCTGGCTTGATGAGCCAGATGCCACCATTGTCTGTTGCAATCGATGATGATCTCTCAGCTATCTTATTTAGTAATTCAACTTCGGTAAGTTCATTATGCTGCTCACTTTTGTATCAAAAGTCCATTACTATTTTATATAGAGGATGTTCACTTGTTACTTATATTCTTCCCAATTTGTTCCAGGCGGTGCCTTTCAACTCAATGCAAAATGGCGGTTTCCATATGAAGCAAGAGCCTTTTGGGTGACTGATGAAGTCATCTGGTATCGCTTAATCATCTGTAAATGATCTTAAAAAGAAGCTGGAGAGCTCACTATATATATATATATATAGTTTTTTTTCTTTTCATCAACCGCATCTTTATCTCAAGTTTGTAGAAAATGTGATTCTTTCGTATCACTAAAGATCTTTGAAAGTGCCGTAATCTTAAGAAAGGAGTAGTAGTCTTGGTCCTGGCTCAAGACTCAAAACCCTCTTGACAAGGTCTATAGATTGATCTAT includes:
- the LOC106296818 gene encoding uncharacterized protein LOC106296818 translates to MWMATRSSSGFGHEGSSLSSINFQTNTYSSEMGPYFGRSGGLLGMNMMSNNANSGLVQNGYSSNSSLDSVSGLKVDAPLASEWSTEEQLRLEVGLEKYKDKPSIMKYIKIAATLPDKTVRDVALRCRWMTRKRRKAEEQNCGKRFSYSKDKQVELTSSIPSVSPSSMASYPFLMPSTTSSDLSGNAFSLLDQNVRAFSQIRANLSSYKAHDNVDLFYQARNNLIRIQNDMNNMPGLMSQMPPLSVAIDDDLSAILFSNSTSAVPFNSMQNGGFHMKQEPFG